A part of Pirellulaceae bacterium genomic DNA contains:
- a CDS encoding tyrosine-type recombinase/integrase: MRKTSPQGVLIDVCWIRPVFRYYPDLDKTETEYGWPRCSFTRGARWLCQVPSRQVLGVGQAPAVPRTLGAGLPIVRPGTWRRVHLRANAGFVSGRGGQAYWPEAVAVSETGLTKRVTCHTFRHSFAPHWLASGYDIRTDQEFLRHSEFGTTMTYTHVLHRGGKGVRSPADGLTQGFPEDWT; the protein is encoded by the coding sequence ATGCGAAAAACCAGCCCGCAGGGGGTGCTGATTGACGTCTGTTGGATACGCCCCGTATTCCGATATTATCCAGATCTGGATAAAACGGAAACGGAATATGGCTGGCCACGATGCTCATTTACTCGAGGGGCTCGATGGCTATGCCAAGTTCCTTCAAGACAAGTACTTGGCGTTGGACAAGCACCAGCCGTACCTCGTACGTTGGGTGCGGGACTTCCTATTGTTCGCCCGGGCACATGGCGTCGGGTACACCTTCGAGCAAACGCTGGATTTGTTTCTGGCCGAGGTGGGCAGGCGTATTGGCCCGAAGCCGTGGCAGTGTCGGAGACAGGGCTGACCAAAAGAGTAACCTGCCATACTTTCAGGCATTCCTTTGCCCCCCATTGGCTTGCTAGCGGCTACGACATCCGAACCGATCAGGAATTTTTAAGGCACAGCGAATTTGGTACGACAATGACGTACACGCATGTACTGCATCGAGGAGGTAAGGGCGTTCGCAGCCCAGCGGACGGCTTAACGCAAGGTTTCCCAGAAGATTGGACCTAA
- a CDS encoding type II toxin-antitoxin system RelE/ParE family toxin, protein MRIEWTQNAISDLAAIYEFIATDSPRYALSVVDRLTKRTTQLSYFPLSS, encoded by the coding sequence ATGCGAATCGAATGGACTCAGAATGCGATTTCCGATCTCGCTGCAATCTACGAATTTATTGCGACCGATTCTCCTCGATATGCATTGTCGGTCGTTGATCGTTTGACGAAACGAACGACGCAACTTTCCTATTTTCCATTGTCGAGTTAA
- a CDS encoding sugar phosphate isomerase/epimerase, whose translation MKSSPVDRSHLESRRQWLSNTMAVLGLAACPSILRARSAALPTMKFGLVTYLWGQHMTLPELLKACETSGLLGVELRTEHKHAVEPSLSPAQRAEVKRRFADSPVELVGYGSNCEFHADDPAKVASNIQQAKQYIQLMHDCGGSGVKVKPNGFARQLSREQTIEQIGRALNEIAEYGQQYGQQIRVEVHGRGTSELPVMADIFAVADHPNVAVCWNSNGEDLHGAGLEANFNLIKGRLGATTHVRELDDPSYPYEQLLKLFKQANYQGWILLEARTDPADKTAAMTQQREIFEKLCAS comes from the coding sequence ATGAAATCATCACCAGTCGACCGAAGTCATCTCGAATCTCGGCGTCAGTGGCTCAGCAACACGATGGCGGTCTTGGGATTGGCTGCATGTCCGTCCATACTGCGTGCGCGGTCTGCAGCATTACCCACCATGAAGTTTGGACTGGTAACCTACCTGTGGGGCCAGCACATGACGTTACCGGAGTTGTTGAAAGCATGTGAAACCTCTGGACTGCTTGGGGTCGAATTGCGGACTGAACACAAACACGCTGTGGAACCGAGTCTGAGCCCTGCCCAGCGAGCCGAAGTAAAGCGCCGTTTCGCGGACAGCCCGGTAGAGCTAGTCGGATATGGCTCGAATTGTGAATTCCATGCCGATGATCCCGCCAAAGTTGCCAGCAACATTCAGCAAGCCAAGCAATACATCCAATTGATGCACGATTGCGGAGGCTCGGGCGTTAAAGTAAAGCCCAACGGATTTGCTCGCCAGCTATCGCGCGAGCAGACGATTGAACAAATTGGCCGGGCATTGAACGAGATTGCCGAATATGGTCAGCAGTATGGCCAGCAGATTCGAGTCGAAGTGCATGGTCGGGGAACTAGCGAACTACCGGTAATGGCTGACATATTTGCCGTCGCTGACCATCCGAATGTGGCCGTGTGTTGGAATTCAAATGGCGAAGACCTGCACGGGGCCGGACTGGAAGCTAACTTTAATCTGATCAAGGGCCGGCTCGGAGCGACGACGCACGTCCGCGAACTGGACGATCCGAGCTACCCATATGAACAATTGCTCAAGCTTTTCAAGCAAGCCAATTATCAGGGTTGGATATTGCTGGAGGCACGCACCGATCCTGCTGATAAGACCGCAGCTATGACGCAGCAACGCGAGATATTTGAAAAGCTGTGTGCCAGCTAG
- a CDS encoding SDR family NAD(P)-dependent oxidoreductase, which yields MTSIKDSVCVITGAGSGIGRELAVQAIQRQAKRVIVTDINGPGLRETEILIQQSGGRLEPHEFDVACTESLGRFVDAVLPSLAGDRLILFNNAGMAICAGRFQDTPLEDFMRVLDVNLTALVRLTKAFYGYLMEHNQGHVVNVSSVFGMAGVDGNAAYCTSKFAVRGFTESLRMELHQSNVNVTCVHPGGIKTNIVRNSTVSGQVITDDHYKQLVQDFDKVAITTASEAARQILQAVERNQMRLVIGRDGKMIDWMTRIFPVAYTKLFIRRFNKQLANPYQD from the coding sequence ATGACCAGTATCAAGGATTCGGTCTGTGTGATTACAGGAGCCGGCTCAGGAATTGGCCGCGAACTGGCCGTACAGGCGATTCAACGGCAAGCCAAGCGAGTTATCGTCACGGACATTAACGGTCCTGGATTGCGGGAGACCGAAATACTCATTCAGCAGTCGGGTGGCCGACTGGAACCGCACGAATTTGACGTTGCCTGTACAGAATCGCTTGGACGCTTCGTCGACGCTGTGCTGCCGTCGCTCGCTGGCGATCGTCTGATACTGTTTAATAACGCCGGTATGGCCATTTGTGCGGGTCGATTCCAGGATACGCCACTTGAAGACTTTATGCGGGTGCTGGATGTAAATCTGACAGCATTGGTCCGGCTGACGAAGGCCTTTTATGGCTACTTGATGGAGCACAATCAGGGGCATGTCGTCAATGTGTCGAGCGTGTTTGGCATGGCCGGCGTGGATGGCAATGCGGCCTACTGCACTTCCAAGTTCGCAGTCCGCGGCTTTACCGAATCGCTGAGAATGGAACTGCATCAGTCCAACGTGAATGTGACCTGTGTGCATCCTGGGGGAATCAAGACCAACATCGTGCGTAACTCGACCGTGTCTGGCCAGGTCATAACTGACGACCATTACAAGCAGTTGGTTCAGGACTTTGACAAGGTCGCTATCACGACTGCATCGGAGGCGGCGCGGCAAATACTGCAAGCAGTCGAAAGAAATCAGATGCGATTGGTCATCGGACGTGATGGTAAGATGATTGACTGGATGACGCGTATCTTCCCGGTCGCCTATACCAAGTTGTTCATTCGGCGATTCAACAAGCAACTAGCCAATCCGTACCAGGACTAA
- a CDS encoding DNA repair ATPase yields MTDSLATGTYEVLRGRLREAARELRRRFELLNASRAKVFGNIATRLLGTAHISTDHNCTPRDLLAVGDHWLLGFNVQFGLQTEIRPEDVFGCYRLEGEIAHPLPLGDIFDADSRRDFIELYRYYKQPAFSRFYTHGNNVYFVFQIGKTPADIKALKWTIDGQRLRYVDNRSEQEVRFPPQHAFQWRRTNRDQHRSGAHPHISIEDIVFVECVGGDLTVKIEDNTQDGTGVYSEPVEHADQTLDDAEIYYSIVGQLVLLKVRPYQERTFRYLVFFRKQATVIRLDALEKSCVLLPQDHGLVFPGGFVLQTGQYKIFEHGLDNLLFERMIAAPNGEDYLYIFLEPITGTHLHLRYNVIQQTVDTPLVCHGQALFEDGRMTTFRSDDTPQKHHAMQLWQTPFVGANFRVPVTTDSMLYKIGNRELVRCLAECQELLAVIDKDEDYQDLYVDLVRRATNVLDAYHWIGHAEACGLHEPLAGVRDAASAAIEEYDKVIRVRRDTQSATLAVQQAADELLKSIQRGGHTTVELFVAQLSAVRQLRGRAIGLRELHYVDLPAVEALEADMVQAAERLGQRCVQFLLNPQALEPYRQRIGDSQQRIAAVSTGAQGKSLQQELAQIATDLELLIETVSQLKIDDVTQRTAIVDRTAGLLSELNRVRSALAGHVRELLSDEMSADFAAQMRVIDQAAAGALDSADTPERVDESLTRIMLQFEELEGRFAEFDELLQRLTDKRQSLYDAFESRRVQLVEARTRRAESLASAASRILQGIATRAARLDDPDALRSYLAADAMVDKVRRLAEQLQELGDSVRMDDVLTRLKAIGDDSLRQLRDRQELYSGDQGLIRFGKHQFSVHSQPIELTTVARHGRLWLHLTGTQFFEPLNDPDLDRAQDLWEQTLPSESTVVYRAEYLASLYCEQLRGGALAPLTVKQFLGLDRSVIVESLRHFMQARHDEGYVRGVHDADAAAIAHALLSMESGLGLLRYSAQVRGPAMFAWRKLIPTAATGPVQTWIRSLSWVRRILPATRPGAAYVTKIGELLHEHAAAFFAAHAAGSQEGQTTQSQSIEHAAEFLFEHLCWLADHDWLDGETAANVLVATPCATALQHLREHLSQADRDKLNSAISQVAQRPLAAWTLAVDAVDGYLHSLPPQPQPALDPLPGYRAEMALMLLDQSLRPVVGPSLSAATQLDGLVGDHPRIEQGKLTVHYHQFIQRQRDYRLHVVPRFRALKLAKQAALEQADRRLRTAEFKARVLTSFVRNQLIDQVYLPLIGDNLAKQLGAAGTDKRSDRMGLLLLISPPGYGKTTLMEYIANRLGLVFVKVNGPAVGHQITSLDPAEATSAAARMEVQRINMALEMGDNVMLYVDDIQHCNPELLQKFIPLCDATRRIEGVWNGQSKTYDLRGRKVAVVMAGNPYTESGQQFQIPDMLANRADVYNLGEIIGDAREAFELSYLENCLTSNVALAPLARYSSQDQRAVIRCAERGSTQDLELSSNLPADQLQDMIRVLSKLLRVRDIVLRINRAYIRSAAQVDEYRTEPPFKLQGSYRNMNRIAERVVPVMNEQELQTLIVANYEQDAQTLTRDGESNLLKFKELMDILTKEESERWEAIKYAYVDSIRMRGIQGEDSAAQILRSLTGLRDGLESIRQALNKAIVTLGNQASQQVVEQGLQRLTSGLGGLSQQIATAIASASQRLEQSSQNVPDQKVLVQHSVPRVMTDLVQSQFQLLYDGLRPVLEASAGSRRQLESLQQSIDDCLRKYRALQEDIEKSVSADKPPHN; encoded by the coding sequence ATGACCGATTCTCTGGCTACCGGAACCTACGAAGTACTGCGCGGACGGCTGCGCGAGGCCGCCCGCGAGTTGCGCCGGCGCTTCGAACTACTCAACGCGTCGCGGGCCAAGGTTTTCGGCAACATCGCGACTCGACTGCTGGGCACCGCGCATATCAGCACCGATCACAATTGCACACCCCGCGATTTGCTGGCGGTTGGCGATCATTGGCTGCTGGGCTTCAACGTCCAGTTTGGGCTGCAAACCGAAATCCGCCCCGAAGACGTATTCGGCTGCTATCGGCTGGAGGGCGAGATTGCTCATCCCTTGCCGCTAGGGGATATTTTTGACGCCGACAGTCGCCGGGACTTCATCGAACTATATCGCTACTACAAGCAACCCGCCTTTTCGCGATTCTATACTCACGGAAACAACGTCTATTTCGTGTTTCAAATTGGCAAGACGCCTGCGGATATCAAAGCCCTGAAATGGACGATTGACGGCCAGCGGTTGCGTTATGTCGACAATCGCAGCGAGCAGGAGGTGCGGTTTCCTCCGCAACATGCGTTTCAGTGGAGGCGAACCAATCGCGATCAACACCGTAGTGGAGCCCATCCGCACATCTCGATTGAAGACATCGTGTTTGTCGAATGTGTGGGCGGTGATTTGACAGTCAAAATCGAGGACAATACCCAGGACGGTACCGGCGTCTACTCGGAGCCCGTCGAGCATGCTGACCAAACGCTGGATGACGCTGAGATCTATTACTCGATCGTTGGGCAATTAGTTCTGCTGAAGGTGCGTCCCTACCAAGAGCGAACTTTTCGCTACTTGGTTTTCTTCCGCAAGCAGGCCACGGTAATTCGGCTCGACGCGCTCGAAAAGTCGTGCGTGTTGCTACCTCAGGATCACGGTCTGGTTTTTCCTGGCGGATTTGTGTTGCAAACCGGACAATACAAGATCTTTGAACACGGCTTGGACAATCTGTTGTTCGAGCGGATGATCGCAGCGCCCAATGGGGAGGATTATCTGTACATCTTCCTGGAACCTATCACCGGAACGCATCTGCATTTGCGCTACAACGTCATTCAGCAGACCGTGGATACTCCCCTGGTGTGTCATGGTCAGGCGCTGTTTGAAGACGGTCGCATGACTACCTTTCGCTCCGATGATACTCCGCAAAAGCATCATGCCATGCAGCTTTGGCAGACGCCGTTCGTCGGAGCTAATTTTCGCGTCCCCGTGACGACCGATTCAATGCTTTACAAAATCGGTAATCGCGAATTGGTGCGCTGTTTGGCTGAGTGCCAAGAGTTGTTGGCGGTCATTGATAAAGATGAGGATTATCAAGATTTGTATGTAGACTTGGTGCGACGCGCTACCAATGTTCTGGATGCCTATCACTGGATTGGACATGCTGAAGCTTGCGGGCTGCACGAGCCGTTGGCTGGGGTACGTGATGCCGCCAGCGCGGCCATTGAGGAGTACGACAAAGTCATTCGCGTTCGCCGCGACACTCAATCCGCGACGCTGGCTGTCCAGCAAGCTGCAGACGAACTACTGAAATCCATTCAACGCGGTGGTCATACGACTGTCGAGCTGTTTGTTGCACAATTGTCTGCGGTACGTCAATTGCGCGGTCGCGCCATCGGCCTACGCGAGTTGCATTATGTCGATTTGCCCGCAGTTGAGGCCTTAGAAGCCGATATGGTCCAGGCTGCTGAGCGACTGGGCCAACGTTGTGTCCAGTTTCTGCTCAACCCACAAGCGTTGGAACCCTATCGGCAGCGCATTGGCGATAGCCAGCAACGTATTGCTGCGGTTAGTACCGGTGCTCAAGGAAAATCGCTACAGCAAGAATTGGCTCAAATTGCTACGGATTTGGAGTTGCTGATCGAAACCGTTTCGCAATTAAAGATCGACGACGTGACGCAGCGCACCGCCATCGTGGATCGCACCGCTGGACTGCTGTCCGAATTGAATCGCGTACGCTCGGCGCTGGCAGGGCATGTCCGCGAATTGCTGTCCGACGAAATGTCGGCGGATTTTGCGGCGCAGATGCGGGTCATCGATCAGGCCGCGGCCGGTGCACTGGATTCGGCCGATACACCCGAACGCGTCGATGAATCGTTGACGCGAATCATGCTGCAGTTCGAAGAGCTGGAAGGGCGTTTTGCCGAGTTCGATGAATTGCTGCAGAGGCTAACCGACAAGCGTCAATCCCTGTACGATGCGTTTGAATCACGACGAGTGCAATTGGTCGAGGCACGCACGCGTCGAGCTGAGTCGTTGGCTAGCGCGGCCAGTCGCATTCTGCAGGGGATCGCCACCAGAGCTGCCCGGCTGGACGACCCCGACGCGCTGCGCAGTTATCTGGCTGCCGATGCAATGGTCGATAAAGTGCGGCGATTAGCCGAGCAATTGCAGGAACTGGGCGATTCGGTACGCATGGATGATGTGCTCACGCGTCTGAAGGCCATCGGCGATGATTCGCTCCGCCAGCTTCGTGATCGCCAAGAGCTGTATTCTGGTGATCAAGGGCTTATTCGCTTTGGCAAACATCAGTTCAGTGTACATAGCCAGCCGATCGAATTGACCACCGTCGCGCGACATGGACGATTGTGGTTGCATTTGACCGGTACTCAGTTTTTTGAACCGCTCAACGACCCCGATTTGGATCGCGCCCAGGATTTATGGGAGCAAACGCTGCCGAGTGAATCGACTGTGGTGTATCGTGCTGAATACTTGGCTTCTCTGTACTGCGAACAACTGCGCGGTGGTGCGCTGGCACCCTTGACGGTTAAGCAGTTCTTGGGGCTGGATCGTTCAGTAATCGTCGAATCGTTGCGGCATTTCATGCAAGCCCGCCACGACGAAGGCTATGTGCGCGGCGTACACGATGCCGATGCTGCCGCCATCGCGCATGCGCTGCTGTCTATGGAATCCGGGTTGGGACTGTTGCGCTACTCGGCTCAAGTGCGCGGACCGGCGATGTTTGCGTGGCGCAAGCTGATTCCCACGGCTGCGACGGGCCCGGTGCAAACCTGGATTCGCTCGCTGTCGTGGGTCAGACGCATTCTGCCCGCGACGCGGCCCGGTGCAGCTTACGTGACAAAAATTGGCGAGCTACTACACGAGCACGCCGCAGCGTTCTTTGCGGCACATGCTGCCGGCAGTCAGGAAGGTCAAACGACTCAGTCGCAGAGCATCGAACATGCTGCCGAGTTTTTATTTGAACATCTGTGTTGGTTAGCTGACCACGACTGGCTGGATGGTGAAACTGCTGCCAATGTTTTGGTGGCTACGCCCTGCGCTACCGCGCTCCAACATCTGCGGGAACATCTGTCGCAGGCCGACCGTGACAAGTTAAATTCCGCGATTTCGCAAGTCGCCCAGCGTCCGCTGGCTGCTTGGACACTCGCTGTGGATGCCGTGGACGGCTATCTGCATAGCTTGCCCCCGCAACCCCAGCCTGCACTAGACCCACTGCCCGGCTATCGCGCCGAAATGGCATTGATGTTGCTAGACCAATCACTACGGCCGGTCGTCGGACCCAGCCTGTCGGCCGCGACGCAGCTGGATGGTTTAGTGGGGGATCACCCGCGCATCGAGCAGGGCAAGCTGACAGTGCACTATCACCAATTCATACAACGTCAGCGAGATTATCGACTACACGTAGTGCCCCGCTTTCGTGCGCTCAAGCTGGCAAAACAGGCTGCACTGGAACAGGCGGACCGACGACTACGAACCGCCGAGTTCAAAGCGCGTGTGCTGACCAGCTTTGTCCGCAATCAATTGATCGATCAGGTATACCTGCCGTTGATTGGCGATAACCTGGCCAAGCAGCTCGGGGCAGCCGGGACCGACAAGCGTAGCGATCGCATGGGATTGCTGCTACTGATTAGCCCGCCGGGTTATGGCAAGACGACATTAATGGAATACATTGCCAATCGCTTGGGGTTGGTGTTCGTGAAAGTCAACGGTCCTGCCGTGGGGCATCAGATCACGTCGCTGGACCCAGCCGAAGCCACCAGCGCCGCGGCGCGGATGGAGGTCCAGCGAATCAACATGGCTCTGGAGATGGGTGACAACGTGATGCTGTATGTGGACGACATTCAGCATTGCAATCCTGAACTTCTGCAAAAATTCATCCCGCTGTGCGATGCCACGCGGCGCATCGAAGGCGTCTGGAACGGTCAGTCAAAGACATACGATCTGCGCGGCCGAAAAGTGGCCGTGGTGATGGCTGGTAATCCGTATACCGAGAGCGGCCAGCAGTTCCAGATACCCGACATGCTGGCTAACCGCGCCGATGTGTATAACTTGGGCGAAATTATCGGCGACGCGCGCGAAGCGTTCGAGCTGAGTTATTTGGAAAATTGCTTGACAAGCAACGTCGCCTTGGCACCGCTGGCGCGCTACAGCAGCCAGGATCAACGCGCGGTCATTCGCTGTGCCGAGCGCGGCTCTACCCAGGACCTGGAATTGTCCAGCAATTTACCGGCGGATCAATTGCAAGACATGATTCGAGTGCTCAGCAAGCTGCTGCGTGTGCGAGACATTGTGCTGCGCATTAATCGGGCCTACATTCGCAGCGCTGCCCAGGTAGACGAGTATCGCACGGAACCGCCGTTCAAGTTGCAGGGTAGCTATCGCAATATGAATCGCATTGCCGAACGCGTAGTGCCGGTGATGAACGAACAGGAACTACAGACGCTGATTGTCGCTAACTATGAACAAGATGCCCAAACTTTGACGCGCGACGGTGAATCCAATTTACTGAAGTTCAAAGAGCTGATGGATATTTTGACCAAGGAGGAATCAGAGCGCTGGGAGGCGATCAAGTATGCCTATGTGGACAGCATCCGCATGAGAGGCATCCAAGGTGAAGACAGTGCGGCGCAGATCCTGCGATCGTTGACCGGCCTGCGTGATGGACTCGAGTCGATTCGGCAGGCACTCAACAAGGCCATCGTGACGCTGGGCAATCAAGCCAGCCAGCAGGTGGTTGAGCAAGGGTTGCAGCGACTGACCAGCGGATTAGGCGGATTGAGCCAGCAGATTGCTACAGCAATTGCCTCGGCCAGCCAGCGATTGGAACAATCCAGCCAGAATGTCCCCGATCAAAAGGTCCTGGTCCAGCACTCGGTCCCGCGCGTCATGACCGATTTGGTACAATCACAATTTCAATTGTTGTACGATGGCTTGCGGCCAGTGCTGGAGGCATCGGCTGGCAGTCGCCGGCAGTTGGAGAGCTTGCAACAGTCCATCGATGACTGCCTACGCAAGTATCGGGCACTGCAGGAAGACATCGAAAAGTCTGTCTCTGCCGACAAGCCGCCGCACAATTAG
- a CDS encoding flotillin family protein translates to MLLGQSFAWALQLLGWVAAVLVVLVVCGIGLGAFFSQFYRKVGPDEAIVRTGMGGMRIVTASGINVIPVLHSHDKMDLTLKSFEIAREGSEGLICKDNIRADIRVAFFIRINNQESEMREVAESIGCRRASQLETLRELFDSKFSEALKTVGKQFEFVELYDKREQFKEQILRVIGTDLNGYKLDDAAIDYLEQTRLELLNPHNILDAEGIKKITELTSQEKIRENFFTREREKTLKKQDVEAAEAILELERQRVEATERQKREIAEIEARENAAAQQVREAKRLDAERARIATDEDLGVAEENMKRQILVAQRNKERADAVELERVERDRMLELTERERLVGIAEVEKEKAIETQRRDIQEVIRERVTVERSVVEEEQRKLDTLELAAAERKKKVEVLSAETLAEQALVKEVKAAEAARKAAELHAEQIRVEAEAERDRAEKLAAGKKLMAEAVTAESGAVGLAEAKVQEAKAAAIEKQGLAEARVLKEKFASEAGGIHQKAAAMKELDGIGREHEEFKLRLDKDKAIEIAAIEAQRTVAEQQATVIGHALKSAKVDIVGGDGQFFEQISAAVRGGKAIDRFVHNSQVASDVKNTFFTGNPESFKQGLRSLVEQLPLNMGDIKDLSFAAVAAHVLASGGATELRSRLVQLLGLADSLNLADKPLGQLLEEKSPAKRGSGKQPS, encoded by the coding sequence ATGCTGCTGGGACAGTCCTTCGCTTGGGCACTTCAATTGTTGGGTTGGGTTGCGGCCGTCCTGGTCGTACTGGTGGTTTGTGGAATCGGACTCGGTGCCTTCTTCAGTCAGTTCTATCGTAAGGTTGGTCCCGATGAGGCGATCGTGCGAACCGGCATGGGCGGCATGAGGATCGTCACGGCCAGTGGGATCAACGTCATCCCCGTGCTGCACAGTCACGACAAGATGGACTTGACCCTCAAGAGCTTCGAGATCGCTCGAGAAGGCTCTGAAGGCCTAATCTGCAAAGACAATATTCGCGCCGACATTCGAGTCGCCTTTTTTATTCGCATCAACAACCAAGAAAGTGAAATGCGCGAGGTGGCCGAGTCGATTGGTTGCCGCCGCGCCAGCCAGTTAGAAACCTTGCGTGAGCTTTTCGATTCCAAATTTTCTGAAGCTCTCAAGACGGTTGGTAAGCAATTCGAGTTTGTCGAACTATACGACAAGCGCGAGCAGTTCAAAGAGCAGATTTTGCGAGTCATCGGCACCGATTTGAATGGTTATAAACTGGACGATGCGGCCATCGACTATCTGGAGCAAACGCGACTGGAACTGCTGAATCCACACAACATTTTGGATGCCGAAGGTATCAAGAAAATTACTGAGTTGACTTCGCAGGAAAAAATCCGCGAGAATTTCTTCACGCGCGAACGCGAAAAGACCCTCAAAAAACAGGACGTCGAAGCAGCGGAGGCCATTTTGGAGCTGGAGCGTCAGCGAGTTGAAGCTACTGAGCGACAGAAGCGGGAGATTGCAGAAATTGAGGCCCGAGAAAACGCGGCGGCGCAACAAGTCCGCGAAGCTAAACGCTTAGACGCCGAGCGGGCTCGCATCGCTACTGACGAGGATCTGGGGGTCGCCGAAGAGAATATGAAGCGACAAATCCTGGTGGCTCAGCGCAACAAGGAACGTGCCGATGCCGTTGAACTCGAACGTGTCGAGCGCGATCGGATGTTGGAACTGACAGAACGCGAGCGATTGGTGGGCATTGCCGAAGTTGAAAAGGAAAAGGCCATCGAGACCCAACGCCGAGACATCCAAGAGGTGATTCGCGAACGAGTTACCGTGGAGCGCTCCGTCGTCGAGGAAGAACAACGCAAGCTGGACACGTTGGAACTGGCAGCGGCCGAGCGCAAGAAGAAGGTGGAAGTCCTATCCGCCGAGACATTGGCCGAACAAGCTTTGGTCAAAGAGGTCAAAGCCGCCGAGGCGGCCCGCAAAGCTGCCGAATTACATGCTGAGCAAATCCGCGTCGAAGCTGAAGCGGAACGCGATCGCGCGGAAAAACTGGCTGCCGGCAAGAAGCTGATGGCCGAGGCGGTTACGGCCGAGAGCGGTGCAGTGGGTCTGGCTGAAGCCAAGGTGCAAGAGGCCAAGGCAGCGGCTATCGAAAAGCAAGGGCTGGCAGAAGCTCGCGTGCTAAAAGAAAAATTTGCCAGCGAAGCCGGCGGCATTCATCAAAAGGCCGCAGCTATGAAGGAGTTGGATGGAATCGGCCGCGAGCATGAAGAATTTAAGCTGCGACTGGATAAAGATAAGGCGATTGAGATTGCTGCCATCGAGGCGCAGCGAACCGTAGCAGAACAACAGGCCACCGTGATTGGACATGCACTCAAGTCTGCCAAAGTCGATATTGTCGGTGGCGATGGCCAGTTTTTCGAGCAGATTTCTGCTGCAGTTCGCGGCGGCAAAGCCATCGATCGCTTCGTGCATAATTCTCAAGTGGCCAGCGACGTTAAGAATACGTTCTTCACCGGCAATCCGGAAAGCTTTAAGCAGGGCCTTCGCAGCTTGGTAGAGCAACTGCCGCTGAATATGGGCGATATTAAGGACTTGAGCTTTGCGGCTGTGGCAGCGCACGTGTTGGCCAGCGGAGGCGCTACCGAGCTGCGATCACGACTGGTGCAGCTGTTGGGCTTGGCCGACAGTTTGAATTTGGCGGACAAGCCCCTGGGACAATTGCTCGAGGAGAAGTCACCTGCCAAACGTGGGTCCGGCAAGCAGCCGTCGTAA
- a CDS encoding dienelactone hydrolase family protein codes for MSREPARNFDQQLLNLYEDYAHGLVDRREFMRRASTFAVGGVTVEALLSRLSPNYALAQQVAADDPRIRVERIEYASPKGGGTIAGLLVTPRSLSEKIPSVLVVHENRGLNPHIEDVARRFAAAGFLTLAPDALSPLGGYPGNDDEGRALQSKRSAEEMIQDFMAGAQFLAAHPQSNGKVGAVGFCFGGGVTNDLACRLPEIVKAAAPFYGRQPDLALVSQIKGALLIHYAELDTRINAGWPAYEQALQDARVQYEAHIYPGVNHAFFNDTTPRYDSEAAKLAWQRTVQFFQTKLK; via the coding sequence ATGAGTCGCGAGCCAGCCCGCAACTTTGACCAGCAGCTGCTGAACCTCTACGAAGACTACGCCCACGGCTTGGTCGATCGTCGCGAGTTTATGCGGCGGGCCTCGACCTTCGCCGTCGGCGGCGTGACGGTGGAAGCACTGCTCAGCCGACTCAGTCCCAACTACGCCTTGGCGCAGCAGGTGGCTGCGGACGATCCACGCATTCGGGTCGAACGGATCGAGTATGCCAGTCCCAAGGGCGGTGGCACGATTGCCGGATTGTTGGTTACGCCGCGATCGCTGTCTGAGAAGATACCGAGCGTATTGGTGGTTCACGAAAATCGGGGTCTCAATCCCCACATCGAAGACGTCGCCCGGCGCTTTGCCGCTGCTGGCTTTCTGACGCTGGCACCCGATGCGCTGTCGCCCTTGGGCGGTTATCCCGGTAACGACGACGAAGGCCGAGCGTTGCAGTCCAAGCGCAGCGCCGAGGAGATGATTCAAGATTTCATGGCGGGCGCTCAGTTTCTAGCAGCCCATCCCCAGAGCAACGGCAAGGTTGGCGCAGTCGGCTTTTGTTTCGGCGGTGGCGTGACCAACGACCTGGCCTGTCGCCTGCCTGAGATCGTCAAAGCGGCCGCCCCGTTTTACGGACGTCAGCCGGACTTGGCCCTGGTATCCCAAATCAAGGGTGCACTGTTGATTCACTACGCCGAGTTGGACACACGCATCAATGCCGGTTGGCCGGCCTACGAACAAGCGCTCCAAGATGCCAGGGTACAGTACGAAGCGCACATCTACCCGGGCGTCAACCACGCCTTCTTCAACGACACGACACCGCGTTACGACTCTGAGGCCGCCAAGCTGGCCTGGCAGCGCACCGTCCAGTTCTTCCAAACCAAGCTCAAGTGA